The proteins below are encoded in one region of Diceros bicornis minor isolate mBicDic1 chromosome 14, mDicBic1.mat.cur, whole genome shotgun sequence:
- the ABCC10 gene encoding ATP-binding cassette sub-family C member 10 isoform X5, translated as MERLLAQLCGTSVLHPLPLWEGDTTGHCFTQLVLSALPHALLAVLSACHWGTPRVFMFGTTLTQNCQFLGPAPWRGRNPDYILHCSSGWRLRLAASFLLSIFPLLDLLPVALPPGAGPGPIGLEVLAGGVAAVAWISHSLALWALAHSPHGRSRGPLALALAAFLPAPALVLTLLWHCQRGTLLPPLLPGPLSRLCLLILQLAALLAYGLGWAVPGAPQEPWAQEPLLSEGQEPEVAEDGESWLSRFSYAWLTPLLARGARGELRQPQDTCRLPRRLHPTYLAHVFQAHWQEGARLWRALYGAFGRRYLALGLLKLVGTMLGFSGPLLLSLLVGFLEGGQEPLSNGLLYALGLAGGAVLGAVLQNQYGYEVRKVTLQARGAVLNILYQKALQLGPRRPPAGETLNLLGTDSERLLNFAGSFHEAWGLPLQLAITLYLLHHQVGVAFVGGLILALLLVPVNKVIATRIMAGNQEMLQHKDARVKLMTELLSGIRVIKFFGWEQALGVRVEACRARELGRLQVVKYLDAACVYLWAALPVVISIIIFITYVLMGHQLTATKVFTALALVRMLILPLNNFPWVINGLLEAKVSLDRIQRFLDLPNHNPKAYYSPDPPTEPSTVLELHEALFSWDPVGTSQETFISHLEVKKGVLVGIVGKVGCGKSSLLAAITGELHRLCGRVAVWGLSKGFGLATQEPWIQFATIRDNILFGKTFDAQLYQEVLEACALNDDLSILPAGDQTEVGEKGVTLSGGQRARIALARAVYQEKELYLLDDPLAAVDAHVANHLLHRCILGMLSHTTRLLCTHRTEYLERADVVLLMEAGRLVRAGPPSEILPLVQAVPKAWAEEGQESDTATAQSVQNPEKTKESLEVEESTSGRLLQEESKKEGAVAFNVYQAYWRAMGWGLAVAILFSLLLMQATRNAADWWLSHWISELKTAKNSSQEAPTPTSPGSTGLLSAQLLLFSPGSLYTSVFPLPKAAPNGSSDIRFYLTVYATIAGVNSLCTLLRAVLFAAGTLRAATTLHRRLLHRVLLAPVTFFDSTPTGRVLNRFSSDVACADDSLPFVLNSLLANAAGLLGLLAVLGSGLPWLLLLLPLLSIIYYRVQRHYRASSRELRRLGSLTLSPLYSHLADTLAGLPVLRATRATYRFEEENQRLLELNQRCQFAASATMQWLDIRLQLMGAAVVSAIAGIALMQHQQGLADPGLVGLSLSYALSLTGLLSGLVSSFTQTEAMLVSVERLEEYSCDLPQEPQDRLPQVVWTVSWARGAGAYPWGRGSCCVWPGLSSQMPRSCVLTRPQQAWTRRQTNCSSRPSANALPTRQC; from the exons TCTTTCCACTACTAGACCTCCTTCCAGTTGCTTTGCCACCAGGGGCAGGCCCAGGGCCCATAGGGCTAGAGGTGCTGGCAGGGGGCGTGGCAGCTGTGGCCTGGATCAGCCACAGCCTGGCCCTGTGGGCATTGGCGCATTCGCCTCATGGCCGCTCCCGGGGGCCCTTGGCTTTGGCTCTGGCTGCCTtcctgccagccccagccctagtgCTGACCCTGCTGTGGCACTGCCAGCGAGGCACACTTCTGCCCCCACTTCTCCCAGGGCCCCTTTCCCGCCTGTGCCTTCTCATCCTGCAGTTGGCTGCACTCTTGGCTTATGGACTGGGCTGGGCAGTCCCTGGGGCGCCACAGGAACCCTGGGCCCAGGAGCCCCTTCTATCCGAGGGACAGGAACCCGAGGTAGCTGAAGATGGGGAGAGTTGGCTGTCACGCTTTTCCTATGCCTGGCTGACACCCTTGCTGGCCCGCGGGGCCCGTGGAGAGCTccggcagccccaggacacttgcCGCCTCCCCCGCAGGCTGCACCCAACCTACCTGGCCCATGTCTTCCAGGCACACTGGCAGGAGGGGGCCCGGCTGTGGAGGGCCCTGTATGGGGCATTTGGGCGGCGCTACCTGGCACTTGGACTGCTGAAGCTGGTGGGGACCATGCTGGGATTCTCAGGGCCCCTGCTGCTGTCCCTACTGGTGGGCTTCCTTGAGGGGGGGCAGGAGCCACTAAGCAACGGCCTGCTCTATGCCCTGGGGCTGGCCGGTGGGGCCGTACTGGGCGCTGTGCTGCAGAATCAGTATGGGTATGAGGTACGGAAGGTGACACTTCAGGCACGGGGGGCCGTGCTGAACATCCTGTACCAGAAGGCTTTACAGCTAGGGCCCAGACGCCCTCCTGCCGGGGAGACCCTGAACCTACTAGGCACTGATTCTGAGCGGCTGCTCAACTTTGCTGGGAGCTTCCATGAGGCCTGGGGCCTGCCCCTGCAGCTGGCCATTACTCTTTAcctgctgcaccaccaggtggGTGTGGCTTTTGTGGGCGGTCTGATCCTGGCACTGCTGCTGGTACCTGTCAACAAAGTGATTGCCACCCGCATCATGGCCGGCAACCAGGAGATGCTACAGCACAAGGATGCGCGGGTTAAG CTCATGACAGAGCTGCTCAGTGGCATTCGGGTGATCAAGTTCTTCGGGTGGGAGCAGGCGCTGGGGGTCCGAGTAGAGGCCTGCCGGGCTCGAGAGTTGGGGCGACTCCAGGTCGTCAAATACCTGGATGCGGCCTgtgtgtacctgtgggctgccCTGCCAGTTGTCATctccatcatcatcttcatcacctATGTCCTCATGGGGCACCAGCTCACTGCCACCAAG GTGTTCACTGCCCTGGCACTGGTGCGCATGCTCATTCTGCCCCTCAACAACTTCCCTTGGGTGATCAATGGCCTCCTGGAGGCTAAAGTGTCTTTGGACCGGATCCAGCGTTTCCTTGACCTTCCCAACCACAACCCCAAGGCTTACTACAGCCCAG ACCCCCCTACAGAGCCATCTACAGTATTAGAGCTGCATGAAGCCCTGTTCTCCTGGGACCCAGTTGGAACCAGCCAGGAGACCTTCATCAGTCACCTCGAAGTGAAGAAG GGTGTCCTggtgggcattgtggggaaggtGGGCTGCGGGAAGAGCTCGCTGCTGGCCGCCATCACTGGGGAGCTCCACAG GCTGTGTGGACGGGTGGCAGTGTGGGGGCTGTCCAAAGGCTTTGGCCTGGCCACCCAGGAACCCTGGATCCAGTTTGCCACCATCCGAGACAACATTCTCTTTGGGAAGACATTTGACGCCCAGCTGTACCAGGAAGTGCTGGAGGCCTGCGCCCTCAATGACGACCTCAGT ATCCTGCCTGCTGGGGACCAGACAGAAGTGGGGGAGAAGGGTGTGACCCTCAGCGGGGGACAGCGGGCCCGGATTGCTCTTGCTCGTGCTGTCTACCAG GAAAAAGAGCTCTATCTTCTCGATGACCCCCTGGCCGCTGTGGATGCACATGTGGCCAACCACCTGCTGCATCGGTGCATCCTGGGAATGCTGAGCCACACCACACGGCTGCTCTGCACCCACCGCACCGAGTACCTGGAGAGGGCTGATGTGGTGCTGCTGATGGAGGCCGGGCGCCTCGTCCGGGCGG GGCCTCCCTCTGAGATCCTGCCATTGGTACAAGCTGTCCCCAAAGCCTGGGCTGAGGAAGGACAAGAGTCTGACACAG CCACAGCCCAGTCGGTACAGAACCCAGAGAAGACAAAGGAGAgcctggaggtggaggagagcacATCTGGCCGCCTGCTGCAGGAAGAAAGCAAGAAGGAGGGTGCCGTGGCCTTCAACGTGTACCAAGCATACTGGAGGGCCATGGGCTGGGGCCTGGCTGTAGccatcctcttctctctgctcctcatgcaAG CCACAAGGAACGCTGCTGACTGGTGGCTCTCCCACTGGATCTCTGAGCTGAAGACAGCCAAGAACAGCTCCCAGGAGGCGCCAACCCCCACCAGCCCAGGCTCCACTGGGCTCCTGTCTGCCCAGCTGCTCCTCTTCTCCCCCGGAAGCCTCTA cACCTCAGTGTTCCCACTGCCCAAAGCTGCCCCCAATGGCTCCTCAGACATCCGTTTCTACCTCACCGTGTATGCAACCATTGCTGGCGTCAACTCCCTCTGCACCCTCCTCCGGGCAGTGCTCTTTGCGGCGGGCACCCTCCGAGCAGCCACCACCCTGCATCGCCGCCTGCTGCATCGAGTCCTTCTG GCACCAGTGACTTTCTTCGACTCCACGCCCACGGGCCGGGTCCTAAACCGCTTCTCCTCCGACGTGGCCTGTGCAGATGACAGCCTGCCCTTCGTCCTCAACAGCCTCCTGGCCAACGCAGCAGGCCTGCTGGGCCTCCTGGCTGTGCTGGGCTCcggcctgccctggctgctgctgctgctgccactacTGAGCATCATCTACTATCGTGTGCAGCGCCACTACAGGGCCTCCTCGCGGGAGCTGCGGCGTCTCGGCAGCCTCACCCTGTCTCCACTCTACAGCCACCTGGCCGACACCTTGGCCGGCCTCCCCGTGCTCCGGGCCACCAGGGCCACCTACAG GTttgaggaggagaaccagagactCCTGGAGCTAAACCAGAGGTGCCAGTTTGCTGCCAGCGCCACGATGCAGTGGCTAGACATTCGGCTACAGCTCATGGGGGCCGCAGTGGTCAGCGCCATCGCAGGCATCGCCCTGATGCAGCACCAGCAGGGCCTCGCTGACCCAG GACTGGTGGGCCTATCCCTGTCTTACGCCCTGTCCCTGACGGGCCTGCTCTCGGGCCTGGTGAGCAGCTTCACGCAGACGGAAGCCATGCTGGTGAGCGTCGAGCGGCTGGAGGAGTACTCCTGTGACCTGCCCCAGGAGCCCCAGGACCGGCTGCCACAG GTGGTCTGGACGGTGAGCTGGGCGAGGGGGGCCGGAGCTTATCCCTGGGGCAGAGGCAGCTGCTGTGTCTGGCCAGGGCTCTCCTCACAGATGCCAAG ATCCTGTGTATTGACGAGGCCACAGCAAGCGTGGACCAGAAGACAGACCAACTGCTCCAGCAGACCATCTGCAAACGCTTTGCCAACAAGACAGTGCTGA